AAGACTTTTTTACGAATAGGATTCTCTTCAAGGAAATAGAGTCTTCACTAAGagtttaaacttttaaaaacacTCACAATACTTACACATTATGACTTTAAATTGatctcttttattttaaaatttacaaaaatatcaaaatatattACAAAAGATACCAAGAATAGTTAGTCTCTGAGACTTAGTGATATATTTGCCAATTTTTCTGACCTTTGTTGGAGAAATCGAATAAAATTCCTTTGCTGATCTGTGCTCTTCTATCTTCTGCCATCCCTTTCTGTCCCACGTTGGCCAAGGGAGATTCCTTTACAAATAGGCGCTCCTCTCTCGCATTCTATGGCCTTTTTTTACCTAAAAAACTCTCTTTTCTAGATAAATTTACATGAACGCTGGCATTTTATTGGTCGAGAAAAAGTGAACGAAAAAACGGAAACCAGCCGAAAACAATCCGAGTTTTCCCAGAGCATTTTCCGGCGAAGGGTCGCTAAAAAACTAGGGGTTGAAAGTCGAGCCACCACCAACGGACCTCTCGGCTTATTCGTTTTTTAAGAGAGCCGAGAGCCAGCGAGATCGGTTTTTTAAGAGATGCGAGAGGGTTGCATTTGTTCTTGGATTTGCGCAATTTTTGCTATATTAGCTGGAGGCCGCAAAAGAGTTGAAACAGTTTGAGCCTCGCAGCCGAACTTTGAGGATCGCTGAGACGCCGTGCAAGAAAGTCGATCGAGGACGAGATACTCGTGCTGTGTTCTGTGCTGTGACCCACTAAAAATCTGAAAAGAAGAAAtcttaaagaattttaaaaaattaaaagatatcCTTGTGCTGTGCCGAAAATAACCAGAAAAGTGCTTCGTGAAAATGTCGAATCAAATGGAGTTCATTATGCAACTCTACATGATGAACTTGatgaagcagcagcagcagcaactgcagcagcagcaacagcagcagccgctGGCTGGATACACCTACACCCAGAACGAGGATATCTCGAGCAGCACTTgcctgcagcagcagcaacatcagcagcagcaacagcaatcgCAACTGCAACAGCCACAGCAAGATCATCTCAAGACAAGAACGCACAAACGCATTAGCTCGCAAAACACCAACTGTAGTAGTAGCCGTAGTTGTAGTCCCAATAGTAATTTGATTGCTTTTCAACCACATCAATATACAGGCgctacagcagcaacaccaacacccAACAACACACCTAACAACAACCTGGTCAGCCAAATGTTGCTCAACACCCTGCCGCCGCTGACGCAGTACATgctgcagcaacagcagcagcagcagcagcagcaacatttgCTGACCACCCCCAACCTCCTACTAACCCCCACCCACACCCCCAGCTCCCTGGGAAAGCTGGACCCGCCGCAACACCAGTTGCTGCTGGGCCAACTGGCCGGCTCCGAACAGTTTACCACAAATAATTTTCTGCAATCCTCCACAGTGACATCCACGCCAATCGAGAAGGCAGCCACCCCAGCGACATCCGCAAGAGCAACTGCCGGCAACCTTTCGGCGGTCACGATCAAGTTTGAGCAGGACTCCGCCGACGACGAGGACGATGACAAGCCGCTGTCCAGCCTCAACAGCTGCAGTTCCTCGGGCCACAGCCACACCAACGCCAGCTCCGAGAAGCTGCTCCTCTCGGGCGTCCATCCGCTGGAGTCAACCTCCGACAGCCTTGACTCACCCAGCATGGTaagttatatatattctaCTTAGGGGCTTACTTTCATATGGATAAAGCAAATTCCATTACGTCCCTATTTCAAAACTTAAAAGGTAACACTACTAAAGAAGATTTTTTTGTACTTTAAGTATATTAATAGACATTTATTAATACACAGTACTTTAAAGATTATACAACTAAGCTAACGAAAGGTAATCAACCCCATATTTTCCAATTCACAAAGCTTTCAACTATTTTTCCTACTTAAAGTGCCTTTCCCTAAACATCAAGTGAACGTTTCTTTTTAGTCCTTCATTGGTGTTAGGCGTATACTGTTTTAAAATACCATTCCATTAACTTATACCCCTTTTCTCAAAAGAGAGCTGAACCcatctaaaatattttccacTTCAGAAAGCTTTCAATTTTTTTCCCTAtttcgctttgtttttattttttgggaaTATCCCACGCTCTGTTGGTGTAATTTGAGAGACATACATGAAACAATCCGTGATTTAAAAACTTCAAGTGTGGGGGTAAACAGAAAGATCGCGATTCCAGAGAAAACAAACAGCTGTGTCGGCAACGCGTGGGTTCCCCAGATGGGTCGATCGCTGCCCAGCTGTGGGCACCAGGCAGTCTGAGACTGGCCCCACAGATGCATCCAAGTATGTTCTATAAAGTTCTCCCCCTCTTGCCTATCTTTGCAGTACACGCCCGTCAAGCAGCCGGCGGACTCATCGTACCACATCACGCCCGTCGAAAGCGAACTGACCCCCAACACCCCCCTCCAACAGACCCAGACCACCTCCCTGCTGACCCCCCCTTCCAGCGAGCAGAGCAAGAGCCTGGTCAGCCTCTCGGCGGCCAGCGGCCTGGACGCACTCCTCCAGAACGAGGAGGTCCTGAAGAACCTGCGCAAGGTGTCCTCCTACCTGGAGTGCGAGAACAGCCTGTGCCGGCAGGAGAACCTGCGGGAGCACTTCCACTGCCACGAGGAGCCCTGCCAGGGCAAGATCCTGAGCAAGAAGGATGACATCATCCGGCACCTCAAGTGGCACAAGAAGCGCAAGGAGAGCCTCAAGCTGGGCTTCGCCCGCTTCTCCTCGGCGGACGACTGTGCTCCGGCCTACGGGGAGGGCTGTGCCTACAACTGGAAGCAGACCCACTACCACTGCGTCTACGAGCACTGCCCGAAGGTCTATGTGAGCACCAGCGATGTCCAGATGCACGCCAACTTCCACCGCAAGGACTCCGAGATCGTGAACGAGGGCTTCCGGCGCTTCCGGGCGCACGAGAACTGCCGCATCGAGGACTGCCCCTTCTTTGGCAAGAAGATCTCGCACTACCACTGCTGCCGCGAGGGCTGTAACCACACCTTCAAGAACAAAGCTGATATGGGTAAGTCTGCAAGGAGTACTAAGATATAGTCAGTCGAGATAGAAAAAAAGGACACAGATTTGAGGAAACTACGGAAGTTTTGATAGGTTTAAATCTAAATGAAGATTTCTATGGTACCCTACTTAGTATTaactatttttgtttaacatgTTTAGATTACTAAacatttataattatattatcttaataaattaaacacATCTTAATAACATATATCTCTTCCCTAGACAAACACAAGACCTACCATCTAAAGGACCACCAGCTGAAGATGGATGGCTTCAAGAAGATCCTGAAGACCGAGTCGTGTCCCTTCGAGGCCTGCAAGTTCTCCACCGTCTGCAACCACATCCACTGCGTCCGCGAGGGCTGCGACTACATCCTGCACTCCAGCAGCCAGATGATCAGCCACAAGAGGAAGCACGATCGGCAGGACGGCGAGCAGGCCTACCAGCAGTTCAAGGTCAAGCAGGACGCGGAGGAGTCCTCGCTGGACGCcgcaccgcagcagcagcctgTTAGTGTTACCCAACCTCAAGTCAGTCACTCCGTTTGTGGCAGCAACGCCTCCACTCCGCTCTCCTCCCTCTCCGCCGAGCATTTCCTGTCCCGCAAACGCGGCAGGCCGCCAAAGAAAATTGTAAGTATAGAGATCAgtcttataaatattataaatcaTATATATAATTCCTTTTCCATTGCAGCAACTGCCCGCCGATGCTCAGCAGTCGGATGCCAAGCGCCTAAAGGTCGAGGACGATACCAGCAATCCCGCCGTGCTCCTGCCCCAGTCCCAGCCAGCTCCCCTAGTCCACCCGCTGACCAACGGTCTGTTTCCCGGTCTTCTTCCCGCTGCCGCTGCTCCTGGAGTAGATCCCACGGCCCCCAACTTCCAGCTCACCCACCTGATGGCCCTCTTCCAGCTGCAAAACCCGCTCTTCTACCAGAACCTCTATCCCGGAATGACCCAGAACCCTTCCATGCTGGGGAATCTGGCAGCACTTAGTGCCGCTtcagcagcagcggcggcggcagcggcggcaAACGGAGTTGGAGTCCAGCAGCCCAAGGCGGAGTTTAGTTTTAAGCCAGAGTTTAAGGAGTAGAAAGGATGCATGTCCTCAGGGTAGTTTGTAGCCAGTTAGTTCGACCGACGGACTTTAGACTTTATTGTACATACACGCTTTAAGCAGGCTCCTCCCTTGGGTGGGTTTTTTGGGTGCAAAGGCAGGACCAGGACATGACATCCTTTCCTCCACAAAAACCAACTCAGCCACACTTTTGGGAGCTATAAGTCTCCGTTCAAAGTGTAGCTGAATTGGCTTTTGTAAAAAGCTTTTCCCTAGCTTAGACTTTTCAGTGCcacattaatttttaaaattttcagccatttttaataaaaaaagaagaatTTCTTGAACTTTAGTTTGACTAAAACTGTGATGTTTTCATTAGACTAGCCTCTTTTAATCGATAGTGAGAATGCAGGATATGCCGGACTTAGGAGACTTGGAATAACATAGCAAATAAGCATTAAATTGTATGTGATATACCAATAAAATAAGGCTAATTGTTTTCGCTTTGTACATTAAGAGAACgctattataataaataattagaaACTTTAGTAAATGCAGCTTTTTCGAATTAAGAATAGTTTTAGCtgaataaattataaaatcgTTCAGATTTTACCATAAAAAACCAACATTTTAATTCTAGACTTCTTCTTGGGAGgtttaataaaaaagaaacaggGATTTTGTATATCATTACCCACTTAAAAACACTTCACAATTAGTTTTGATTAAATAAGTTTTGACTTTATTACTGTTTTCATGTaattgttgttgattttactcATAGTCTAACACAAATCAGCTACACAAACTCTGGACACCTGACAAAAGCCGTCCAGCTAAGCAATAGATAAGTACTTAACACAGAAGCAATTATTTTCTTTGCCGTATTATCATATTTCATAatcgtatatatatgtaaacaATCAATACAATCCAAGTACCATAATCATATGAAAGAGATTTCAGAAAGTTGTATCCTACTCAAGAACAATGTACAAGCAAGTATCATCGGAATTCTTTTATACATTAGGTTTCTGACTTTAGATTACATTGCAAAGTAAAACCCTGGGAGAAATGTACAAATATAAGTAAATTAAGAGTAACATTAAGAACTAATGGTCTAGAACTAAAGAAACACGAAAATCAACAAGTAAGCTATTAAGTAAATTCGTTAAATATTACGTCAATAGAAAGGGGAAAACTAAAACATATTACAGACTCATTAATGcttcttttgatttttttgttttttcgggCGTTGCCTAAGGTTATAAGCTTCGATTTCGATGCGGTAGCCAAATTTATAAAACCTTGAAAAAGCATTATCCAATTTATTCCTATAAGCTGTATACTTGTCTAATATTTGGGGCATCAGTTTATAACGATTGCATAACTTTCGGAGCAATATCTATGGCAACATTTTGTGCGCACATCGACACATACACACAATTTGAAAACGAAGTAGTTGAAGTTTATATCTTATAGGTTGGGTTAATCGTATCTAAGCCGCAACAAAAGAGGTTATGAGTAGCGTTGGGTTTCTAAGCTGCCCGCTCTGCCTTCGGGCCCTAGTCGCGATAAAATCCGCGCAGCAGTTTCCCGATGAATCAGAACCGTTAGCTGCGACCGGTGGTCGCCGTGGCCGCGGGCGGTGCCAGCTCCACGGGCACGGGAGCCACTCGCACCGTGGACTCCGTGTTGGACTGGTGCGGCACTCCACCCAGCGGAATAGCTCGCATGTGGTGCACCGGACGAATGGACTTGAGCTGCGTGGTGCCCTTGAAGCGCACGTTTACATCGCCTCCGACCATGCTGAGCGGATGCATGGCCTGCGGCTCCTCGACATCCTCCCGAGACATCACAGCCATCGTCGTGGCTGGCGGCACTTCCTCCATGTGCTGGGGAGACGGAGCCGTGGTGATGGCCACTCCGTAGCTCTGGCGCTGGGCCAGCGGAGAGAGAGCCGGTGGCGTGGTCCGGTAACCCATACGACTGAATATGCTGCCTCCGCTGCTGTTACTCGCCGTGCTGGGCGGACTTAGTGGCGTGCCTACGCCCGAGTCCACCTCCAGAGGACTTTTGATATTTGCCACGAACTTGTCCACATGTTCCGGCAGCTTCAGCTCGTCCAGCTTCACCTGCATGACTGTCCTGGCGCTGGCGTTGTCCAGCAGACGATTGGGCCGCGAGGGTGGCGTCGGGGACACCGACTCGCTGGCATTGGAGGACTGCCCGTTGATGCgatgctgttgctgctgctgacgCAACTGCTCAAAAAAAGGTGTCTTCTCCTTCTTCTGCTTTTGTGGCGAACCATGTTCGTCTCTTTCGGTCAGCTCTTCGAGCACCTTGAGTGGAAACCCCAAGTGACTGTTGACGGAAATGGACTTGCCGATTTTGCGCTCGGTGAAGATGGGCTTGCGACGCTGGCGATCCAGGTCATCCAGCTGCTGGAGCATGCGGCGCACCTCGTTTGGCAGCTCCAGGTCGGGGTTGTGTTCCACCAGTTGGCCGACGTACCGGCCGAGGGTCTGGATGGTCAGCTCTAGAGACTGAACTTGCGACTGCAGCGTGGATATCTGAGCCTGTTGCGAGGAGCGGGTGGTCTCCAGCTGAGCAATCGATGATTGAGCAAACTGCGGAGAGGAAAAaaggcaaataaatattaatcatTGCGACTTATGTCGCATTCATCTTTGTGGGCTCACCTGCAGTTGCTGCTCCAGATGCTGGTTCTGCGTCTTCTCTCTGTTCAGCATTTCCAGGTGATGGTTGGTGGTGGTAATCTCCTCCTGCAACACGTTGTACTCCACATTGTACTCGGCCAGCTGTTTGCCAATGTCCATGCTGAAGACCAGCTTCATAATCTGCTCCATGCAGTTGGGCTCTATCTTGGGCACCACGGTCTTCAGATAGTCCATGATCTCCTCGAAGTTGTCCTTGGCCAGTAGTTGCTGCTTGTGTACGGACAGCAAGGCAATGGCAAACTTGAAGATCACATCGGATGACTCCAGGAAGAGCAGATCGAACACGCGGGCCACGAAACCCAGTGGGAACTGGGAGCTGAAGACAGTGAGAATCCAGGGAGCGGCATACAATGTGGGCGAGACGTCGTTCTGATCGAGCCACACATACAGATCCGGCAAGTGATCCTTGACCAATCGGGAGAGCTGGTACAGCTGCAGCTGAAACTTCTTCATGTCGGGCAGGTATTTTGTGCGCATATTACGGCGGAACATCAAGTGTTTCAGAAGCTGAAACGCATTGGCCTCGtcgcactgaaaaaaaaacagaggTTAGGTAATGATCTTTTACAGAAATCAGTCAAAGGAAACCCACATGCAGGAGTAAGACGCCGCAGATGAAGCCCAGACCCTGGCAGTATCCCAACTCGGGATCGAGAATGGAGTACGCCTTCAGCAGGTTGAACAGCGACAACTGCCCCAGACCCAGAGGATCCTTGTAGAACTGGTGATTGGGGAACGTCCTGCCCAGATCGATGAAGATCGCATGCTGGTGCTCGGTGAGGTGCTTCAGCAGGGTGTGATACGGCGTATTGAAGTTGGGAAATCGCTTTGTGTCGACCGGAGCCGTGTTCATGGAATGCTGCTCGGCCAGGAAGGTCCACACATCGCCGCGCTTTGAGCGGGGTACTCCGGTGCGGATTGCGTGACCCAGAACCTTGGGATCCTTTTTGTTGCCGATCTGCGTGGAGTTGCGCTCGATAATCTGCTCCCAGCGCTCGATCAGCTGCTTGTCGCAGGGCACAATCTCCTCGTAGTCCAGCTTAATGCGCTTCAGCTCGTTCTCGTTCTGGCGCGCCTGCAACATGGCATTCTCCGTCTCCATGCGGTTCAGCATTATGGTCTGCCGAATGGCAGTGCGCCACAGCTCCCTCAGCTCCGCCGCATCCCGCTTGCCACGTTTCACCGCTATTGTTTAAGGTTTAATAACTACTACTTTAAGGATTGGGAGTATTTTAAGTACTTACGCTTGCGCATGGGCGATAGATACTCGGTGGGCACCTCACTGTCTAGACCCTTGGAGGGTGTCACTACACTATTAAGTATTGCCTGACGCCAGGAACCCTGGTGGGTTTCCGCCTCTTTGGGACTGTTGCCCACCTTGATGAATCTAATCGGAGTACGGCATTATTACTAAGGATCTTGCAAGGATCTAAGCATTTTAACTTACATATCCATCATGGGGCTCTTCAGCTGTTCAGCTGTGGGCTTACTGCTGGGACTGGCTCCCACCGTATTCGATCTCGATCGAAAGCCCTCAGGAGGGGATTGTGTGCCCAGGGGCTCGGCGGATCCCTCCCTGATATCCCTTAAATTGTGCGGCGGAACGGCAATGTCATCCTTGGAGGGCTTGCGTTTGAGGAGATTATCGAACGAGTTGGTGAGCGAGCGCTTGGCCTTCATGAAGATGGTGCTGCCCCCGAGATACTGGTTAAGGAACTCAGACCTGTTCTCGGCGGTGTCGTGCACATGCCTCTGCTGCCTGGACTCGCAGTGTGCCCTCAGCAACATCATGAGGAACTGGTTTTGCTCGGCCACCGGTGAGTTGGTCTTCTCAGAGCCGCAAAACTTGGCCCACACGATCTCCTGCTCGTCTTCACTGAGCGTCTCGATCCGGCGCAGGATCAGGGCCTGGGTCTTCTTCTCGGAGAGTCCCTCGACATCCGTGCAGAGTTTGTGGTACCAGAGCATCGGGCAGTGCTCGCAGCTAAAGATCTGGGTCTCCTGCTTCCTCTTTTGCTCCGCGCAAGTGTCAAAGGCCTGAGCAATGGCAGCCACTATATCGTCACATACGTGCTCCGACTGGCACTTGAACACGTATCCAATGTAGCCGTCGTTGTTCAGCTCCCGGCAGATGATGCCAAAGTGATCCAGCGACTTCTGGCCGTGCACACAGCTGGCCACGTCCTTGAAGTCCTTGTAGAGGAGCACCTGCTTGCGGTCGGGAGAGATGAGGCGCAGATCGCATCGGCCCACCAGGAACACCATCGTCCTGTTTTGCTCCACAAAGGGCGGAATGCAGCCCTGCGAGGCGGAGCGATCCCTCAGCTTGGGTATGCTGAAAATGGAGGTGTTAATAGCTGGATTTTAACAGTTTTTGGTGCTTTGAGCGGTGTCATGCGACTATAAAAAAGAGTGAAGATGGGTGCTACTTGGCAAGCGAAACAAACGAAAAAGGGATAAACTATCAGGGATCAAAAGTAAAACTAGCTTGGCTTTTACTTCCTGGGGATCTTTCTAGGTATTAGTTCCTGGTTACGTTAGAAATAACTATTTAGTATACAAGGCTTCAAAACGTGTtatatgttattattattttagtgtttttaataaaatcatcaACATTTTCAGATGttaattgtaataatattaCTGAAAAGGACTATAAATATGATTCATATTTTAAGGCTCTAAAAAAAGCTGTTActtgttatttttaaagaaatttgatCGACGAATGTTACATGCAAAGTATATAAATAAGACAAAAGCAAAtggtaaattaaaataaaacatgaTTTTAAATAATAGATTATAGCTTCTCAAGACCTCAAAGGAATACAAAAGCCACTACGAGTGCTGTGAGCAAAAACCAAGAAACGAAAAGGAAACGAACTAATCATGCGACGGGATTGCTGGCCTTGCTGCCACTTACTTCTCCATCGCATAATTGGGATGCAGTTGACTGGGGCCCGGAGGAGTGGAAGTGGCACCCCCATTCCCAGTCCCAGAGGCCACGCCCTGCTCCCTGGGCGGCGTGGGCTGCTTGTTTACAATGACATTGGGCGCCTCCAGCTGGCTATTGGTTGCTGATGGCTGAGAGCCGTCAGAGCTTTGGGATTTTCGGCAAGATGGAGAAGTTGTTGGTCGAAATGTCAGGGGAAAAGGTACTCGATTGACTGGATACTTACTGCTCCTTGTGGCCCAGTTCGATTTGACTCTGACCTCGCAGCAGAGTCCTCTTCTCCGGGGACTTGTTCTCCTTGTTCTCCTCCAGGGGACGTGGAGCAGCTCCCTCCTCGGCGCCCGTCAGCTGCAGCTGCACCGGGGGTTTGGCCTGTGCGTCCTGCTCCGCTTCCTGCCGCTGGCTGTGCTCCGGTtcctcctcatcctcctcctTGAGGTCGTGGCTCTTGAGGGAACTGCCTGGCTTGGCTTCAATACCCACACCACCCTCACTGCTGAGGGACATCTTTCGATTCTGGAGGAGCCTCAGGCGCTGGGCATCGTACGCCTTGAACTTGGGCAGGGCGTCGTCGATGAAGGTGTTGGGCACCCGCTTCTGGGAGACCCGGATCTTGCCCACGTACATCACCTCGAAGAAGTGCGTGTGATTCGGCGAGATGTCCGCCAGCAGGGAGAGATTGCTCTGGGCCGACGTGGACGTGGGAATGTTCACCGTGCCCGAGGAGTTGCTCAGGCCATGTGTGTACGACTTGGAGGCCTTCATCTTGGAGCTGACGGGATTGGGGCTCGTGTCGTGCTGGGCACTGCGCATCGCCTCGCTCATCTTCAGGTTCGTGGCGGGAGTGGCATGGATGCCATTCAGGGCTCCGTTGGACGAGCCGTGGCCGCCACCTCCGCCGCCGATCAGCGTCTGCGGAATGCTGCCTACGGACCCTCCAAGCGTGTGGGCCGGATCCCGCATCTGGTGCATCAGCTCGGCCATCTGCAAAAGATTCGCATAAGAAAACCCGAGTTAGACActcattttttttatgtctGGCATTTGAGGAGAGAGTTAAGAACGTGCAGTCAGTACAAGAGCAAAAGTAATGTCCCCTCAATTTGATGGATGACTCGATGTCCTTTGGTTTCCTTCCGCTTCCCGTCTATCCCCTACTTCTTTTAGCTTTGAGTTTTACTGCCCTTCAGTTTATGACAATTTTTGTGGTCCTGCCACTTAAGGGGTTCTGGGAGGCGCTTTGAAAGTTCGGGGAACAGTTTGCTGGACATCCCTCCTATAATTTCAGCTGAGACCGCTTCGTGACTGGGATAATGCAACCCGACTGCGGTAGGGTTATACTCATTTTGAcagaattttgaaaaaaggtGGAAGTATGAAGCTTATTACAGCATCCATAAAAATTCCAGCT
This region of Drosophila subpulchrella strain 33 F10 #4 breed RU33 unplaced genomic scaffold, RU_Dsub_v1.1 Primary Assembly Seq354, whole genome shotgun sequence genomic DNA includes:
- the LOC119561115 gene encoding TBC1 domain family member 4 isoform X5 gives rise to the protein MFTVPFHRDTILTTSVSDASVLNKSRAMAELMHQMRDPAHTLGGSVGSIPQTLIGGGGGGHGSSNGALNGIHATPATNLKMSEAMRSAQHDTSPNPVSSKMKASKSYTHGLSNSSGTVNIPTSTSAQSNLSLLADISPNHTHFFEVMYVGKIRVSQKRVPNTFIDDALPKFKAYDAQRLRLLQNRKMSLSSEGGVGIEAKPGSSLKSHDLKEEDEEEPEHSQRQEAEQDAQAKPPVQLQLTGAEEGAAPRPLEENKENKSPEKRTLLRGQSQIELGHKEHIPKLRDRSASQGCIPPFVEQNRTMVFLVGRCDLRLISPDRKQVLLYKDFKDVASCVHGQKSLDHFGIICRELNNDGYIGYVFKCQSEHVCDDIVAAIAQAFDTCAEQKRKQETQIFSCEHCPMLWYHKLCTDVEGLSEKKTQALILRRIETLSEDEQEIVWAKFCGSEKTNSPVAEQNQFLMMLLRAHCESRQQRHVHDTAENRSEFLNQYLGGSTIFMKAKRSLTNSFDNLLKRKPSKDDIAVPPHNLRDIREGSAEPLGTQSPPEGFRSRSNTVGASPSSKPTAEQLKSPMMDIFIKVGNSPKEAETHQGSWRQAILNSVVTPSKGLDSEVPTEYLSPMRKPVKRGKRDAAELRELWRTAIRQTIMLNRMETENAMLQARQNENELKRIKLDYEEIVPCDKQLIERWEQIIERNSTQIGNKKDPKVLGHAIRTGVPRSKRGDVWTFLAEQHSMNTAPVDTKRFPNFNTPYHTLLKHLTEHQHAIFIDLGRTFPNHQFYKDPLGLGQLSLFNLLKAYSILDPELGYCQGLGFICGVLLLHCDEANAFQLLKHLMFRRNMRTKYLPDMKKFQLQLYQLSRLVKDHLPDLYVWLDQNDVSPTLYAAPWILTVFSSQFPLGFVARVFDLLFLESSDVIFKFAIALLSVHKQQLLAKDNFEEIMDYLKTVVPKIEPNCMEQIMKLVFSMDIGKQLAEYNVEYNVLQEEITTTNHHLEMLNREKTQNQHLEQQLQFAQSSIAQLETTRSSQQAQISTLQSQVQSLELTIQTLGRYVGQLVEHNPDLELPNEVRRMLQQLDDLDRQRRKPIFTERKIGKSISVNSHLGFPLKVLEELTERDEHGSPQKQKKEKTPFFEQLRQQQQQHRINGQSSNASESVSPTPPSRPNRLLDNASARTVMQVKLDELKLPEHVDKFVANIKSPLEVDSGVGTPLSPPSTASNSSGGSIFSRMGYRTTPPALSPLAQRQSYGVAITTAPSPQHMEEVPPATTMAVMSREDVEEPQAMHPLSMVGGDVNVRFKGTTQLKSIRPVHHMRAIPLGGVPHQSNTESTVRVAPVPVELAPPAATATTGRS
- the LOC119561115 gene encoding TBC1 domain family member 4 isoform X3; protein product: MFTVPFHRDTILTTSVSDASVLNKSRAMAELMHQMRDPAHTLGGSVGSIPQTLIGGGGGGHGSSNGALNGIHATPATNLKMSEAMRSAQHDTSPNPVSSKMKASKSYTHGLSNSSGTVNIPTSTSAQSNLSLLADISPNHTHFFEVMYVGKIRVSQKRVPNTFIDDALPKFKAYDAQRLRLLQNRKMSLSSEGGVGIEAKPGSSLKSHDLKEEDEEEPEHSQRQEAEQDAQAKPPVQLQLTGAEEGAAPRPLEENKENKSPEKRTLLRGQSQIELGHKEHSDGSQPSATNSQLEAPNVIVNKQPTPPREQGVASGTGNGGATSTPPGPSQLHPNYAMENIPKLRDRSASQGCIPPFVEQNRTMVFLVGRCDLRLISPDRKQVLLYKDFKDVASCVHGQKSLDHFGIICRELNNDGYIGYVFKCQSEHVCDDIVAAIAQAFDTCAEQKRKQETQIFSCEHCPMLWYHKLCTDVEGLSEKKTQALILRRIETLSEDEQEIVWAKFCGSEKTNSPVAEQNQFLMMLLRAHCESRQQRHVHDTAENRSEFLNQYLGGSTIFMKAKRSLTNSFDNLLKRKPSKDDIAVPPHNLRDIREGSAEPLGTQSPPEGFRSRSNTVGASPSSKPTAEQLKSPMMDIFIKVGNSPKEAETHQGSWRQAILNSVVTPSKGLDSEVPTEYLSPMRKPVKRGKRDAAELRELWRTAIRQTIMLNRMETENAMLQARQNENELKRIKLDYEEIVPCDKQLIERWEQIIERNSTQIGNKKDPKVLGHAIRTGVPRSKRGDVWTFLAEQHSMNTAPVDTKRFPNFNTPYHTLLKHLTEHQHAIFIDLGRTFPNHQFYKDPLGLGQLSLFNLLKAYSILDPELGYCQGLGFICGVLLLHCDEANAFQLLKHLMFRRNMRTKYLPDMKKFQLQLYQLSRLVKDHLPDLYVWLDQNDVSPTLYAAPWILTVFSSQFPLGFVARVFDLLFLESSDVIFKFAIALLSVHKQQLLAKDNFEEIMDYLKTVVPKIEPNCMEQIMKLVFSMDIGKQLAEYNVEYNVLQEEITTTNHHLEMLNREKTQNQHLEQQLQFAQSSIAQLETTRSSQQAQISTLQSQVQSLELTIQTLGRYVGQLVEHNPDLELPNEVRRMLQQLDDLDRQRRKPIFTERKIGKSISVNSHLGFPLKVLEELTERDEHGSPQKQKKEKTPFFEQLRQQQQQHRINGQSSNASESVSPTPPSRPNRLLDNASARTVMQVKLDELKLPEHVDKFVANIKSPLEVDSGVGTPLSPPSTASNSSGGSIFSRMGYRTTPPALSPLAQRQSYGVAITTAPSPQHMEEVPPATTMAVMSREDVEEPQAMHPLSMVGGDVNVRFKGTTQLKSIRPVHHMRAIPLGGVPHQSNTESTVRVAPVPVELAPPAATATTGRS
- the LOC119561115 gene encoding TBC1 domain family member 4 isoform X4, whose amino-acid sequence is MAELMHQMRDPAHTLGGSVGSIPQTLIGGGGGGHGSSNGALNGIHATPATNLKMSEAMRSAQHDTSPNPVSSKMKASKSYTHGLSNSSGTVNIPTSTSAQSNLSLLADISPNHTHFFEVMYVGKIRVSQKRVPNTFIDDALPKFKAYDAQRLRLLQNRKMSLSSEGGVGIEAKPGSSLKSHDLKEEDEEEPEHSQRQEAEQDAQAKPPVQLQLTGAEEGAAPRPLEENKENKSPEKRTLLRGQSQIELGHKEHSDGSQPSATNSQLEAPNVIVNKQPTPPREQGVASGTGNGGATSTPPGPSQLHPNYAMENIPKLRDRSASQGCIPPFVEQNRTMVFLVGRCDLRLISPDRKQVLLYKDFKDVASCVHGQKSLDHFGIICRELNNDGYIGYVFKCQSEHVCDDIVAAIAQAFDTCAEQKRKQETQIFSCEHCPMLWYHKLCTDVEGLSEKKTQALILRRIETLSEDEQEIVWAKFCGSEKTNSPVAEQNQFLMMLLRAHCESRQQRHVHDTAENRSEFLNQYLGGSTIFMKAKRSLTNSFDNLLKRKPSKDDIAVPPHNLRDIREGSAEPLGTQSPPEGFRSRSNTVGASPSSKPTAEQLKSPMMDIFIKVGNSPKEAETHQGSWRQAILNSVVTPSKGLDSEVPTEYLSPMRKPVKRGKRDAAELRELWRTAIRQTIMLNRMETENAMLQARQNENELKRIKLDYEEIVPCDKQLIERWEQIIERNSTQIGNKKDPKVLGHAIRTGVPRSKRGDVWTFLAEQHSMNTAPVDTKRFPNFNTPYHTLLKHLTEHQHAIFIDLGRTFPNHQFYKDPLGLGQLSLFNLLKAYSILDPELGYCQGLGFICGVLLLHCDEANAFQLLKHLMFRRNMRTKYLPDMKKFQLQLYQLSRLVKDHLPDLYVWLDQNDVSPTLYAAPWILTVFSSQFPLGFVARVFDLLFLESSDVIFKFAIALLSVHKQQLLAKDNFEEIMDYLKTVVPKIEPNCMEQIMKLVFSMDIGKQLAEYNVEYNVLQEEITTTNHHLEMLNREKTQNQHLEQQLQFAQSSIAQLETTRSSQQAQISTLQSQVQSLELTIQTLGRYVGQLVEHNPDLELPNEVRRMLQQLDDLDRQRRKPIFTERKIGKSISVNSHLGFPLKVLEELTERDEHGSPQKQKKEKTPFFEQLRQQQQQHRINGQSSNASESVSPTPPSRPNRLLDNASARTVMQVKLDELKLPEHVDKFVANIKSPLEVDSGVGTPLSPPSTASNSSGGSIFSRMGYRTTPPALSPLAQRQSYGVAITTAPSPQHMEEVPPATTMAVMSREDVEEPQAMHPLSMVGGDVNVRFKGTTQLKSIRPVHHMRAIPLGGVPHQSNTESTVRVAPVPVELAPPAATATTGRS